The region GACATTGCTCTTGTATCCGGTGGCTACCGCGACATTGGCCGAGCCGCTGACCACGTTGTACTTCTCGCGGATGGTGCCGTCGTGGAGGAAGTTTTCGAGGATGGTGCCGGAAAATTTGCTGGAAATCCGTACGGCATCGGCGTCGAAACCATACTGTGAGAGGCCTTTGACGGTGAGCCAGGTAGTAGGGGCCCAGCCGAAGGGGAGATCCCACTGAGTCCCGGAGTCGAAGTCGCTCATGGCTATCCCGCCTGCCCTCTCGAAGAGAGGAAGATGCAGGCGAAGCTGCGCCGCCTGTGTGGGAGTGGCCAGCCCAGCCCAGATAGGATAGAAGGCGGTTATATAGCTGTAGGTGGATGGCCGCTGGTGGACGAAGTCATAGTCATAGAACATGCCAGTCTTCGCATTCCAGAGGTATTTGTTGATGGCCTGCCTGCGGGCGGCGGCGCGGCGGTTCCATTCAGTTGCTTCGTCGGGTCGATGCAGCAGCGTGGCAAAATGCGCCATGTCGCGCTCGTATTTATAAAGGAGGCTGTTCAGGCAGACGGGGGCATAGTCCTGGGTGGAACCGCTGAAGGGGCCGAAGCGGAAACTGGTGTCAAAACCGGATTCGCGCATGGCGCGGTCTCCACGATAGAAGGAGGCGGTGAGGCGATGACCATCCACGTGTGCCGTGGCGCAGACTTTCGATAGAGCGATATCACAGCTGGTCTTTGCCAGTTCGACGGCCTGGGTGGGCGTGGGATCGTCGGGAGCTTCGATCAGATAGTCGGTGTGGACACTGGGATGGGAGAGCAGCCAGCGGATGACATCGGGATAGTACGTGCTGTCGTCGGCCATCTCCGGCACCGGTCCTGCACCCACGTCAAAGTAGCGCGCCAGACCGGTATCCCCGGCGAGATGCGGTTTGGTGACCCAGACGGTGTAATCCCGTTTGGCGTAGTCGTAGGCGCGGGCGAGCCAGGCGCGGGAGACCGGGTGGCCGTAGGGATGCTCGTAGACCTCTCGGATCATCGAGGTCAGAAAGGGCGGCTGCGAGCGGGTG is a window of Edaphobacter sp. 12200R-103 DNA encoding:
- a CDS encoding trehalase family glycosidase; the encoded protein is MKRFLRLPTLLLLFCSLAVAEPQGHSAADKAKILSYIHNGWNTLSRSMYSCKSVVDLKVTTIPVLYLPSGMATPPSVAAMQRECKVEVRNLPRKITHMGDVTASDLTEEGLLYLPHPYVVPGGRFNEMYGWDSYFIVLGLVADHRTDVALDMVENFFFEIENYGSILNANRTYMLTRSQPPFLTSMIREVYEHPYGHPVSRAWLARAYDYAKRDYTVWVTKPHLAGDTGLARYFDVGAGPVPEMADDSTYYPDVIRWLLSHPSVHTDYLIEAPDDPTPTQAVELAKTSCDIALSKVCATAHVDGHRLTASFYRGDRAMRESGFDTSFRFGPFSGSTQDYAPVCLNSLLYKYERDMAHFATLLHRPDEATEWNRRAAARRQAINKYLWNAKTGMFYDYDFVHQRPSTYSYITAFYPIWAGLATPTQAAQLRLHLPLFERAGGIAMSDFDSGTQWDLPFGWAPTTWLTVKGLSQYGFDADAVRISSKFSGTILENFLHDGTIREKYNVVSGSANVAVATGYKSNVVGFGWTNAVYLRMNSLIAQTAKRRAAAAAYRDYDPDPVLNRLQISDPAPHRPATETAVSTMRRGF